The DNA window CGACGGGGGAGGGAAGTCCATGTCGTCGCTGATGCCGTAGCGGATCACCAGCTCCCCGACGACGAAGAACCCCGCGGCGCCGACGGCGCCGCGGAGCAGGCGAGCACCGGTCATCCGCTTGAGGCGGGCGCCGCGATCACGGACTTCACGTCGATCGGGCTCTTGAGGTACCCGTACTCGAGCATGAGGTCGGCCACCTTCTGCAGGCGGTTGGTGTTGAGCTCACTCGGATAGGTGCCGAGCGTGATCACGGACGCCGTCTTGGCGTCGATCTTGGTGTACTTCGGCAGCATGGCCTCGATCTCCTTGCGGTCGCTGGAGGCGAGCTGCTGGGCCTTGGCGATCGCGCGCTGGAAGGCGGCGAGCGTCTTCGGGTACTTCTGCACCCACTCCTCGGTGGCCATCCAGCCGGCGATCGGCAGGTCCTCGGTCTGGCCGGTCATGGTGTCGGCCAGCTTGCGGAAGCCGTTGGCGCTCTGGTTGGCGGTGATGAACGGCTCGGTGATCCAGCCCGCGTCGGCCTGGCCGGCCTTGATCGCGTTGCCCATCTCGGGGAACGGCTTCTCCGCGAACTTCACGTCGTCCTTGGAGAGACCGGCGACCTTGAGCTGCGTCTCGACGGCGAGGGTGGCGATGTTGTTCAGGTTGTTGACGAAAATCGTCTTGCCCTTGAGGTCGGCCACCGTCTTGATGGGCGAGTTGCTCGGCACCATGATGACGAAGCAGTTGGCGCCGGCCTGGTACATGTCGGCGACGAGCTTGATCTTCTTGCCGCCGGCGACGGCCGCGAAGGTCGAGACGTAGTTCGTCTGCGAGATGTCGAGCTGGCCGCTCTCGATCATCGGGACGGCCACGGCGCCACCGGTGATCGGCGTGGGCTCGACCGTGAGGCCCTCTTCCTTGAAGAAGCCCTTGGCCTGCGCGATGTAGAGCGATACAGGGTCAGGGATCGGAAGAGCACCGATCTTAATGGTGGTTTTCTCCAAGCCCTTGCTGTTGGCTGACGTGGTGCCACCGTCGTCGGATCCGCCGCAGCCGGCAAGCGTCAGAGCGACTGTGACGCCGAGTGCGACGGCGTAACAGCGCAGTTTGCGTGTCATGGGGGGTTCTCCTACCAGGGGGAAGCTTCTGGAGATCGGCACAGGATACCGGGCGTGAAGCGTAGCGGAAGGGGACGCCGGAAGGTCGGCGCAATGCCGCGTATATGCTGTTTATCTGTCAAATATGACTGTAAACGGCTATAGATGTAAATATGGGGATAAAGACCGTTTATGGACTGAATGTCCGGATTGATGCGCCGGTTGCGCTCCGTGTCCAAGGGCTTGCCATGTGAACAATGTGTGAGTTGGAACGGTTGAAAACTGGCGATACGTTGGCCTAACTATGAGGTTTGTGCTCAAATTGGGCCTCGAACTTGCCTGCGATCACTCGTGCGAGAGACGAAGCCGCTGAGACCCCCACAAAGCAGGCCATGGCGAGAGGTTGCCACCAGTGAGGACAACAACGACCGACACCGGTCGTGGTAGGGCCCCGGACGTGCCCGAAAAGTCAGTGGGCGGCGAGGTGCCAGAGGTTCAGCTGCCCAAGTCGGGCAGCCCGCTCGCGCTGCGCAACTGGCGTGTACGAACCCGCCTGATCGCCCTCATCGCCATCCCCACGATCGTGGCCGTCGTGCTGGGCGCGCTCCGCGTCACCAGCTCGATCGGCAGCGCCCAGCAGTACCAGGTCGTCGGCGAGGTCAACACGCTCATCACGCAGGTCGGCGAGCTCGTCCGCGACCTCGGCCTCGAACGCGACCTGGCCAGCCGCTACGTCGCCTCCGGCCGCTCCGGCGGCGAGCTGGACCGGCTCGCCGGCCAGCAGCGCATCGTCGACGTCAGCGTCGGCCGCGTGCTGTCCAGCGCCAAGAACACCGAGGGGTCCCTGTCCGAGATCGGCCGCCGCTCGCTCGACCGCATCAGGACCCGGCTCTCCCAGCTCCGCTCGCTGCGTGACACCGCGACCAAGACGCAGCTCCCGCCGCTCCCGACGATGGAGAAGTACTCCGAGACCATCGCCGAGCTGCTGCAGCTCTACGACGAGCTGGCTCAGGGCGCCGCGGACGAGCAGCTGATCTCCACCAGCGCCGCCCTGCGCGCCGTCGCGCGCGCGGAGGAGGAGGCGTCCAAGCAGCGCGGCCTGCTGGCGATCGCGCTGGAGCGCGGGTCGTTCGAGGAGACCGAGTTCAACGCCTTCCTCGACGCGGGGTCCAAGCGCAACAGCGAGCGGGCGGCCTTCCGCTCCGCCGCCACCCTGCAGCAGCGGCAGATGTTCGACGACACCGTCGCGAACCTCAAGATCGGCCGCGCCGAGTTCTACATCGACCGCGCCGTCCTGCTGCACAACAACGCCGTCGGCGTCGCCAGCAGCAACAACGTCACCGGCACCCGCTACCTGCGCCGGCTCGACACCGGCAGCAACGACGACGCCGGCCGCTGGTTCGACTCCATCAGCGACACCGTCGACCGCCTCCACCAGGTGCAGAAGAACCTGGGCGTGCAGGTCGCCACCCGCTCCACCGACGTCGCCAGCGCCGACAGGCAGCTCGCCGCGATCAACATCGCGATCGTGGTCGGCCTGCTGATCCTGGTCCTCGTGATCACCGCCATCATGGCGGGCTCGCTGGTCCGGCCGCTGCGCCGGCTCCGCGGCGACGCGCTCAAGATCGCCGGCCAGACCCTGCCCAACCTGGTCCGCCAGCTCCGCGAGACGGACGTCAGCCCCGACAAGCTCCGCGTGCCGCCCATCGAGATCAACTCCAAGGACGAGATCGGTGAAGTGGCGCGGGCCTTCGACGAGGTCCACCGCGAGGCGGTCCGCCTGGCGGGCGAGGAGTCCAAGCTGCGGGCGAACGTCAACGCGATGTTCGTGAACCTGTCGCGCCGCAGCCAGACGCTGGTGGAGCGGCAGATCACCCTGATCGACGGCCTGGAGCAGGGCGAGCAGGACGAGCAGCGGCTCGGCAACCTGTTCAAGCTGGACCACCTCGCGACCCGCATGCGGCGCAACAGCGAGAACCTGCTGGTGCTCGCCGGGCAGGAGCCGCCCCGCCGCTGGAGCCAGCCGGTCAAGCTGGTCGACGTCGCCCGCGCCTCCCTCTCCGAGGTCGAGAACTACGAGCGGGTCGTCCTGGAGGTGCCCGAGGGCGTCTCCATCGCCGGCCAGGCCGTCAACGACGTCATCCACCTGCTCGCCGAGCTGATCGAGAACGCCCTGTCGTTCTCCCCGCGCGAGACCCGCGTACCCGTCTCCGGCAGCAGGATCGACGGCGGCGGCATCATGCTGTCGATCACCGACTCCGGCATCGGCATGACGGCCGAGGAACTGGCCCAGGCCAACGACCGGCTCACCAACGCCCCCTCCGTGGACGTGTCGGTGTCCCGCCGCATGGGCCTGTTCGTGGTCGCCCGCCTGGCCCACCGGCACGGCATCCGCGTGCAGCTCCGGCCGCACGGCTCCGGCGGCCTGACCGCCATGGTCCTCATCCCCGAGTCGCTGCTCGGCGCGCAGGCCCCCTCGTACGCCGGCTCCGCCACGCCCGCCACCGCGGGCGCAGGGCAGCCGTCCCGCGAGGAGGCGTTCCCGTCGCCGCAGCCCGCGGGCGCCGGCTGGCCGGCCTCGACCTACCAGCTCGGTCCCGGGCATCCGTCGTACCCGTCGTACCCGTCGACGGAGCCCGCCGCGGCCGGCTCCCCGTGGGCGTCGGCGCCGCAGTGGCCCTCCGACAACGGCGGGGGCGGCGGCGCGGGCCATGGGGCAGGGGCCGGCGCGAGCAACTGGATGGCGAACAACTCCGCGCCCTCCTCGGACGTGTGGGTCTCCTCGCGCGGCCCGGTGACCGGCGAGACCACGGCGCTGCCGCGCCGGGGCGCCGCCCCGCCGGAGGAGCCCTCGCCCTGGACCCGCGCTCCCGCCGAGGAGCCGAGCCCGTGGACGCGCCCCGCCGGACGCCCGTCCGGCGGTGGCGGGCCGTCCTTCGACTTCCCCGAGACCGAGTCCGCCGCCACGGGTCCCATCCCCGTGGTCAAGCCGGCGGCGTCCGGGGACGAGTACCTGCCGATCTTCGCCTCCGTCGAGTCCGCCTGGTTCGAGCACGGCGGCGAGGGCAATGCGGCCACCTGGGGCTCCAGCAAGGCCGACGAGGGCTGGAGCGCGGCCAAGGCCGTGGTCGAGCCCGTACGGGACGGGGCGACGGCCTCCGGCCTGCCCAAGCGGGTGCCGAAGGCCAACCTGGTGCCCGGCTCGGCCGACACCGTCTCGGCCCCGAAGGGCGTCGCGCCCATGCCCGCCGTCTCGCCGGAACGGGTGCGCAGCCGCCTGTCGAGCTTCCAGCAGGGCTTCCGGGCCGCACGCGATGACATCAGCGAGGGCAGGACGTACGGGTCCGGCCCCAGGAGTGACAGCAGGGAGGAGGGCGCGTGAACGACCTGAGCCACGCGGCACGCGGGGTGGATTGGTTGATCACCGACTTCGTCAGCACGGTCCCGGGTGTCGCGCACGCGGTGGTCGTCTCGTCGGACGGGTTGCCGCTGGCCGCCTCGTCGGGCTTCCCGGCGGATCGCGCCGATCAGTTGGCGGCCATCGCGTCGGGTCTGGTGAGCCTGACGCAGGGCGCTGCCAGGGTGTTCGAGGGCGGGGCGGTCAACCAGACGATCGTGGAGATGCAGCGCGGGCTGATGCTGATCATGTCGATCAGCGACGGCTCGTGCCTGGCGGTCCTCGCGGCGCCCGACTGCGACATGGGTCTGGTCGCGTACCAGATGACGCTGATGGTCGACCGCGCCGGGCAGGTGCTGACCCCGGCTGTGCGCGCGGAGCTGCGTGCCAGCCAGACCAGGTGATGGAATGACGAACCCCACGTGGAACAGCGGCGGGTGGAACAGCGGCGGCTGGGAGCCCCCGCCGCCGCCTCAGCCCACTGCCGCCGATCCGGCCTCACCGGTGCGCCCGTACGCCGTCACCGGCGGGCGGACCGCCCCGAAGGTCAAGCTGGCGATGGAGGCCCTGGTGTCCTCGGCGACCGCCGAGCACCGGGAGTTCTCGCACATCACGCCCGAGTACAAGGCGATCAGCCAGCTCTGCCTGCAGGTGAGGTCGGTGGCGGAGGTCTCCGCGCTGTTGCGGATCCCGCTCGGCGTGGTGCGTGTCCTGATCGCTGACATGGCGGCCGAGGGCCTCGTGCGCGTGCACCAGCCGCAGCTCGATGCGGGTAGGCCGGACGTCAACCTGCTGGAAAGGGTGCTCAGTGGACTTCGCAGGCTCTAGCCCCGGCCTGACCTCGACGAAGATCGTCGTGGCCGGGGGCTTCGGGGTGGGTAAGACGACGTTCGTCGGCGCGGTGTCGGAGATCATGCCGCTGACGACCGAGGCCGTCATGACCGACGCCTCGGCGGGGATCGACGACCTCGGCATGACCCCCCTGAAGTCGACCACGACCGTGGCCATGGACTTCGGCCGGGTGTCCCTCGATCGCGACCTGATCCTGTATCTGTTCGGCACGCCCGGACAGCACCGGTTCTGGTTCATGTGGGACGACCTCGTACGCGGCGCCATCGGCGCGGTCGTGCTGGTCGACACCCGCCGGCTGGCCGACAGCTTCCCCGCCATCGACTACTTCGAAGAGGCGCAGCTCCCCTTCATCGTGGGCATCAACGGCTGGGACGGCCAATACCCCCACAGCGACGGCGAGGTCCGCGACGCCCTCACCCTGGCCCCCCACATCCCCATGGTGCGGCTCGACGCGCGCTCGAAGGACTCCGTCAAGGGCGCTCTCATCAACCTGGTCGAGCATGCTCTCACCGTTCGGATGGCCGTGCCAGGCTGGAGCGGCTGAGGAAGCGGATAGGCTGGAGTCTTAGACGTTCATTCGCTTCGAGGACTGGCCAACCACGTGTTCGAGACGCTTTCCGACCGCCTCACATCGGTTTTCTCCTCCCTTCGATCCAAGGGCCGGCTGTCCGATGCCGACATCGACGCCACCACCCGGGAGATCCGCATCGCGCTGCTGGAGGCCGATGTCGCGCTCCCGGTGGTCAAGGCGTTCGTCGCCCAGGTCAAGGAGCGCGCCCGCGGGGCCGAGGTGTCCCAGGCGCTCAACCCGGCGCAGCAGGTCGTCAAGATCGTCAATGACGAGCTGATCGAGATCCTCGGCGGCGAGACCCGCCGGCTCCGCCTCGCCAAGACGCCGCCCACCGTCATCATGCTGGCGGGTCTCCAGGGCGCGGGCAAGACGACCCTGGCGGGCAAGCTGGCCAGGTGGCTGCGCGAGCAGGGCCACGCGCCCATGCTGGTCGCCGCAGACCTGCAGCGTCCCAACGCCGTCCAGCAGCTCCAGGTCGTCGGCGAGCGGGCCGGGGTCGCCGTCTACGCGCCCGAGCCCGGCAATGGCGTCGGCGACCCGGTGGGCGTGGCCCGCGACTCGATCGACGAGGCCAGGCGGCTGCAGCACGACATCGTCATCATCGACACCGCCGGTCGCCTCGGCATCGACCAGGAGATGATGAAGCAGGCCGCCGACATCCGCGACGCGGTGCGGCCCGACGAGGTCCTGTTCGTCGTCGACGCCATGATCGGCCAGGACGCCGTCACCACGGCGCAGGCGTTCATGGAGGGCGTCGGCTTCGACGGCGTCGTGCTCACCAAGCTCGACGGCGACGCCCGCGGCGGCGCCGCGCTGTCGGTGCGGCACATCACCGGCCGGCCGATCATGTTCGCCTCCACCGGCGAGAAGCTGGAAGACTTCGACGCCTTCCACCCCGACCGGATGGCCTCCCGCATCCTCGACATGGGTGACATCCTCACCCTGATCGAGCAGGCCCAGAAGACGTTCGACGAGGAGCAGGCCGCCAAGATGGCGGGCAAGCTCACCTCGGGCGAGAACTTCACGCTGGAGGACTTCCTCGAGCAGATGATGATGGTCCAGAAGATGGGCCCCATCAAGAACCTGCTCGGCATGATGCCCGGCATGGGCCAGATGCGCGACCAGCTCAACGCCATCGACGACCGCGACCTCGACCGCATCGCCGCGATCATCCGTTCGATGACCCCGGCCGAGCGCCAGGATCCCAAGATCATCAACGGCTCCCGCCGCGCCCGCATCGCGGCCGGCTCCGGCGTCACGGTCAGCGCGGTCAGCAGCCTCGTCACCCGCTTCTTCGAGGCCCAGAAGATGATGAAGCGGGTCGCGGGCGGCATGGGCCTGCCCGGCATGCCGGGCGGCCGGGGCAAGGCGGCCAAGGCGCAGAAGAAGAACAAGAAGGGCCGGCGCGTCAGCGGCGACCCGCGCAAGGCGGCGCTGGAGAAGTCGTCGTCCGGCGCGGGCGACGGCCAGGCGCAGCCCAAGCAGGGCGGCATGCTGGGCAACCTGCACGGCAAGCTCCCTCCGGGCATGGAGCTGCCGCCCGGCTTCGACCCGTCCAAGCTCAAGCTGCCCGGCCAGAACTGACGCCGGGTCGCCTCGTTGCCGAGGCTTTGCGGGCATCGTCCCGCGAGTGGTCGTGGACAGTGACGGCGATCTGGCACAATGGCATGTTGGAACATCGTGTTCAGGTGGGCGCCCTCTCACCGACCCGCTGATCACGCCTGTCCCTGGAGCGTCGTCCTGTCGTGCCCCACTCGGCGCGGCGCCGCTCACCCACGCTCAAATGCAGGAGAGACCACACCCGTGGCAGTCAAGATCAAGCTCAAGCGGCTCGGCATGATCCGCAACGCTCAATACCGCATCGTCGTCGCCGACAGCCGCACCAAGCGTGACGGCCGGGCGATCGAGGAGATCGGCCTCTACCACCCGAAGGACGACCCTTCGCGGATCGAGATCAACGCCGAGCGTGCGGCCTACTGGCTGGGGGTCGGCGCCCAGCCGACCGAGCCGGTGCTCAAGCTGCTCAAGCTCACCGGCGACTGGCAGAAGTACAAGGGCGAGCCCGCCCCGGCGCCCCTCAAGGTCGCCGAGCCCAAGCCCGACCGGCACGCCATCTACGAGGCCGCGGCCAAGGAGGCCCTGTCCGGTGGCGACACCGGCACGGCCGCCACCACGCCGCGCAAGTCCAAGAAGAAGGACGAGTCCGAGGCCCCCGCCGAGACCCCGACCGAGGGCGAGGGCTGACGTGCTCGAGGAGGCCCTCGAGCACCTCGTGAAGGGCATCGTCGAACATCCCGACGATGTCCGGGTCCGCGCACGCCGCATTCGCAGCGGGCGCGTCCTGGAGGTCCGGGTGCACCCCGAGGACCTGGGCAAGGTCATCGGACGCGGCGGGCGCACCGCCAAGGCGCTGCGCACCGTCGTCAACGCCCTGGCCGACGGGAAGTACGTGCGGGTCGATCTGCTCGACCTGGACGAGGCAGTCCGTTAGCGTCAGGTTTTCCGCGCCCTCACCGGTTCGTGCCGGTGGGGGCGCTCCGCGTTAGAAAGGGCACGTACGTGCAGTTGGTCGTCGGCCGGATAGGCCGTCCGCACGGGGTACGCGGCGAGGTCACCGTCGAGGTGCGCACCGACGAGCCCGAGCGGCGCTTCGCCGTCGGCGCGTCGATCGCCACCGACCCGCCCGGCTCCGGGCCCCTGGTCGTGGCCGGGCGCCGCTGGCACAAGGGCGTCCTGCTGATGACGTTCGAGGGCGTCATCGGCCGCGACGCCGCCGAGGACCTCCGGGGCACCATGCTCGTCATCGACTCGGCCGACATCGAGCCCACCGGCGACCCCGACGAGTTCCACGACCACCAGCTCATCGGCCTGGCCGTCGAGACCGTCGCCGGCGAGCCCGTGGGTGAGGTGGAGGACGTCCTGCACCACGGTCAGGACCTCCTCGTGGTGCGCCGTGAGGGGCAGGAGGAGGCGCTCATCCCGTTCGTCAAGGCCCTGGTGCCCGAGGTCGACCTGGCGGGCGGCCGGCTGGTGGTCGATCCGCCGGAGGGGCTGCTCTGATGCGGCTCGACATCATCTCGATCTTCCCCGAGTACTTCGCGCCGCTCGACGTCTCGCTCATCGGCAAGGCGCGCGAGCGCGGCACCCTCGACGTACGGGTCCACCAGCTGCGCGACTGGACCCACGACGTGCACAAGACCGTGGACGACACCCCCTACGGCGGCGGCCCGGGCATGGTCATGAAGCCCGAGGTGTGGGGCGAGGCGATCGACGCGGTGATCGGTGACGGCTCGCCGCGGCTCGTCGTGCCGACGCCGAGCGGGCGGCCGTTCACCCAGGAGCTGGCGCAGGAGCTGGCGGGGGAGCCGTGGCTGCTGTTCGCCTGCGGCCGCTACGAGGGCATCGACTCCCGTGTCATGGCTGAATACGGCGGGCGGCTGCGCGTCGACGAGGTCAGCATCGGCGACTACGTCCTCGCCGGCGGCGAGGTCGCGGTGCTGGTCATGGTGGAGGCCGTCGGCCGGCTGCTGCCCGGCGTGCTGGGCAACGCCCAGTCGGCCGTCGACGACTCCTTCGCCCCCGGCTCCATGCGCAACCTCGTCGAGGGCCCCGTCTACACCAAGCCGCCCGTCTGGCGCGGCCACGAGGTGCCGGCCGTGCTGCTGTCCGGGCACCACGGCAAGGTCGCCCGGTGGCGGCGGGACGAGGCGCTGCGGCGCACCGTGCGCAACCGGCCCGACCTCGCGGCGGCGCTCGACCCGGAGACGCTCGACAAGCACGACAGGAAGCTTCTGGAGGAGCTGTCGTTTCGCGTCGAACGGGAAGATGTGGCAAACTGAATCGCTGCCAACCTCATGTTGGCCGCTAGCGCATGCCCGGAAACCGATCCGGGCCCACCGAAGACAGCAGGCGTGTCCACTTCGCTGCCGCGCTCGTCAGAGCTCGGCCGAGTGGACCTCCGCGTGCCCCCGAACTTTGAGGAATGACTCTCATGCACACGAAGATCCAGGAGCTCGAAAAGGCCGGCCTGCGCGCCGACGTGCCGAACTTCCGTCCCGGTGACACGCTCGAGGTCCACGTCCGCGTCGTCGAGGGCAACCGCTCCCGCGTCCAGCTCTTCAAGGGCTTCGTGCTGCGCCGGCAGGGCAGCGGCGCCCGCGAGACCTTCACCGTCCGCAAGGTCAGCTACGGCGTCGGTGTCGAGCGCACCTTCCCCGTGCACAGCCCGGTGATCGAGAAGATCGTGCTCGCCACCCGCGGCGACGTGCGCCGCGCCAAGCTCTACTACATGCGCGACCTGCGCGGCAAGGCCGCCCGCATCCGCGAGAAGCGCGAGACCCCGGCCGCCAAGTAAGCGCCCTTCGTCTCTTCGGAAAGCCCGTGCCCCTGTGGCGCGGGCTTTCGGTTTTTACGGCGGCGTTTCTTTTATGTGGAGCGACCCGTGCGTGGGTGTAACGTCGGTCGAGGCTTGTCGAGCCCGCACATCATCTAGGCTCGTCAGCGATGACTAGCGAGAGCCAGGAGCACGGCGCGCCGCGCCGCCCTGTCGAGGACGAGGTGGACGTGGTCGCGGAAGAGACTCAGAAACCGGCCAAGGGCGGCAAGAAGGAGAAGAAGGGGTCGTTCTGGAAAGAACTCCCCGTTCTGGTAGTAGTGGCCTTGGTGCTCGCCCTGATCATCAAGACGTTCGTGGTGCAGGCGTTCTACATCCCGTCGGAGTCGATGGAGAACACCCTGCTCAAGAACGACCGGGTGCTGGTCAACAAGCTCGTCTACCACACGCGCGACATCGAGCGGGGCGACGTCGTGGTCTTCTCCGGCGTCGACTCATGGGACGGCGAGTTCCAGATGGAGGAGCCGTCCAACCCGGTCGAGGGGTTCTTCCGATGGGTCGGCACGGCCTTCGGCATCGTGCCCGGCGAGAAGGACTACATCAAGCGCGTCATCGGGGTCGGCGGCGACCACGTCAAGTGCTGCGACTCCAAGGGCCGCATCACGGTCAACGGCACGCCCATCGACGAGGAGAGCTACCTCTACCCGGGCAACGTGCCCTCCGACCGGTTCTTCGACGTCACCGTGCCTCCAGGGCGGCTGTGGGTCATGGGTGACCACCGGTCGGTGTCGCTCGACTCCCGCTCCCACACCGGCGACCCCGGCGGCGGCTCCATCCCCGAGAGCCAGGTCATCGGACGGGCCTTCGTCATCGTCTGGCCCTTCGACCGGGCCGGTGTGCTGGAGATCCCCGACACCTTCGCGCAGCAGGGGCTCAAGGCCCTGGGCGGGGCGGTCCCGTTGGTCGCCGGGTTCGGGCTGGCCGTACCCTTGGTCGTGGCTCGTCGGCGCCGGCGCATGAGGAGGCGCTGATGGCCGTCACCAAGAAGGCGGAGGGTGTGGGCAAAGAGAAGAAGAAGGGCGGCTTCCGGGAGACGCTGCTCCTGCTGATCCTCGGCGTGGGGATCGCGCTGCTGCTCCAGGCGTTCGTGGTCGGCTCGTTCTACATCCCCTCGCAGTCCATGGAGAACACGCTGCTGATCAACGACCGCGTGTTCGTCAACAAGCTCTCGGGCAAGCCGGAGCGCGGCGACATCGTGGTCTTCAAGGGCTGGAACGGCGAGGACACCATCAAGCGCGTCATCGGCGTCGGCGGCGACCACGTCAAGTGCTGCGACGCCAAGAAGCGGATCACGGTCAACGGCACGGCGCTGGACGAGACCTCCTACCTCTATCCCGGTGATTTCGCCTCTGGCGAGAAGTTCGACGTCACGGTTCCGGCCGGAAAGCTGTGGCTGATGGGCGACCACCGCAGCGCCTCGGCCGACTCGCGGGCCCACATGGAGGAGCCCGGCCAGGGCTTCATCTCGGAGAACGACGTGATCGGCAAGGCCGTGGTGCGCTACTGGCCGCTGTCGCGGGGCTACCTGTTCGCGCGTCCCGACATTTTCGACAAAGTCAAGTAGACGGACTTTCGGTCGCGGGTTGCGGCGAATGGGGCGTACGCTGCCTCTGTCATGACAGTTGCGTTCCGCCCTCGACCGAGCGTCGTCCGGCGCGATTCCGGACTCTACGCCTACGAGCGGGCGCTGGCCCGCCGCGGCCTCACCCCGATCGCGGGCGTCGACGAGGCCGGCCGCGGCGCCTGCGCCGGCCCGCTCGTGGTGGCGGCCGTCGTCCTGCGCAGGCAGATCGACGGCCTCGGCGACTCCAAGCTCCTGACCCCGGCCGTGCGCGAACACCTCTACGAGCGCATCATGCGCGCCTCCCACGTAGGCGTAGTGATCATCCCGCCGGGGGAGATCGATGCCAAAGGTCTTCACAAATGCAACGTCTCAGGAATGCGGCGGGCCGTCGCCCGGTTGCCCTGTGACCCGGAGTACATCCTGACGGACGGTTTCCCGGTGCCGGGGCTGCCGGCGCCGTCACTGGCCGTCTGGAAGGGGGATCAGGTGGCCGCGTGCGTGGCGGCCGCGTCCATCGTGGCCAAGGTGACGAGGGACCGGCTGATGGTGGCGCTGGACGAGCGTTACCCGCAGTACGGTTTCGCCGAGCACAAGGGGTATGTGACCCCGGGACACCGGCTGGCGCTGTCGGCACACGGCCCGTGCCCGGACCACCGTTACTCCTTCGTCACGGTGGCCAGGGAGATGGGTGAGAATGAAATGGGGGCCGGGGTTGCCTGAGCAGGCAAACCGGGGGACCGGTACGACAGGAGGACCGCGATGAGCGCAGAGGATCTCGAAAAGTATGAAACCGAGATGGAGCTGCAGCTTTACCGCGAATACCGCGATGTCGTCGGGTTGTTCACATATGTTGTGGAGACCGAGCGGCGGTTCTATCTGACCAACTCGGTCGACCTCGACGTCCGCACCGCCGAGAACGGCGACGTCTTCTTCGACGTGAAGATGCAGGACGCCTGGGTGTGGGACATGTATCGGCCGGCGCGGTTCGTCAAGAACGTGCGGGTGGTCACGTTCAAGGACGTGAACGTGGAAGAGCTGGCCAAGGCCGACCTCGAGATGCCCAAGGAGGGGTTCTCCGGGTAGAGGGGGCGGGTGGCTGGGCGGCTGGGGGACGCCTGAGCTGGGGGCGTCCGCCTTCGCGCTCGTGTGGCGGGGCTGCCGGGCCCGGTGCCGCTGGCTCGCCACGGTCGCCCCAGTCGGTGGGGTCCTGAGGAGGGGGCGCTGCCGTCGTGCAGCGGCTTGACCCCGGCGTCGCTTTCATCCCGACGTACGCCGCGTCCTCGCCTTCTGCCGCGTCCTTGGCTTCGACCGCGTCTTGGCCTTGGATCGCGGCTCGTCTCCCGTCGTGGCTCTGCCTCGACCCGTGAGCATCCCGGCGACCGCGCCTTCTCCAACCGCGAGCACGACCACAGAGTGCGACTGCGTCCCCGATCGAGCACGACCGCGACTGCATCCCCGATCGTCAGCACGATCGCGACCTCCGCGCCAACCGCCCGCAGACAGCGCCCTGCCCCGACACAACTCAGCGCCGCTGCAACTCGGCCCGCCGATAGCGCCCCTCATGCAGGTGCATTGCCACCTCTGTCGCGAAAGCCCTTCACCTAGCCTCATCCAGAGGCCCCGCATCGAGCGGTCGGCCATCGCCCTCGCCTGTTGAAGCTGCGCCGCCTCGCCGCCGTGGTCCCGCTGTTCAGATCGATACGCGGTCTCTCCGCCTGCGCAGCCTCCTTGTGTGCTGCCTCCACCCGCGCCCCGAGCTACCCCGCTCGCATCTCTTGGGGACGTGCACCCTGCCCCTGGCGCACCCTGGCGAGTCCTCGATCCCCAACCCCGGCGCCTTACGCCCCCCACTGCCCCCGCCCAACGTCGGCCCATGCA is part of the Nonomuraea coxensis DSM 45129 genome and encodes:
- a CDS encoding ribonuclease HII, whose protein sequence is MTVAFRPRPSVVRRDSGLYAYERALARRGLTPIAGVDEAGRGACAGPLVVAAVVLRRQIDGLGDSKLLTPAVREHLYERIMRASHVGVVIIPPGEIDAKGLHKCNVSGMRRAVARLPCDPEYILTDGFPVPGLPAPSLAVWKGDQVAACVAAASIVAKVTRDRLMVALDERYPQYGFAEHKGYVTPGHRLALSAHGPCPDHRYSFVTVAREMGENEMGAGVA
- a CDS encoding DUF2469 domain-containing protein: MSAEDLEKYETEMELQLYREYRDVVGLFTYVVETERRFYLTNSVDLDVRTAENGDVFFDVKMQDAWVWDMYRPARFVKNVRVVTFKDVNVEELAKADLEMPKEGFSG